GCCGCATCCGCGGCTGGCTTGATTGAAGGCTACGCCGACGGTTCGTTCCGACCGGACGCTAGGATCACGAGAGAGCAGGTGGCGGTTATGCTGGCCAGAGCAGCACGATATGCCGGCGAGCTTCCGCCAAAGGACGCTTCGACTTTGGAAAGCTTCTCGGACTATGCCCAGGTATCCGATTGGGCCAAGGGAGCGACTGCCGACCTGTTGGCCGCCGGCATGATCGAAGGCGTCGGGAAGGCTGCGTTCGCACCGCAGGCGTTTGCCACGCGCGCACAAAGCACGGTTCTCTTAAACCGAATGTTGCTCTACTTGAATTTCATGAACTGATTGCAACTGAATAGATGGCGCGCACATTCCAACCGAGAATGTGCGCGTTTTTTTGCGTTTATTCCGTAATGGAGCCTATTCGTAGACTCGAAACATAGTATAGTATAAAAAAATAGCAGGTTTATTAGTTGAAAGATTCAACGGGCGAGAAGCGGATGGAGTGAGGATGTAACGAATGGAGAAGATTGCAAAACATCGCATTATCGGCTTGGATCGGGAAATGATGAGTTTCACGGATTGGCTGACGGATTCCCGGGCGCAGACATCCATTTTTTCAATATCAGGAATTGGCGGCATTGGCAAAACAACGCTGCTGCTGCAAATGGCCCGCACGGCAAGGCAGTCCTCGGTGCGTTCTCTTTGGCTGGACGGGCAAGGAGGTTTAACGACGTCGGGCGCTTTTCTGGCGAGTCTGGAGATGAGTCTTGCAACTGAATACGGCAGAACCAGGGCTCCGGAATCCGCGCTGCTGCCATACATCGTTAACGAGCTTCAGCTGCAGCGAACCGTTTTGTTCATAGACAATGGTGAGGAGATCGAAAAGCTGGAAGGGTGGCTGTTCTCCAGATTTCTTCCTGAGTTGAAGTCCGCCCGCGTGCTGATCGTATGTGCCTCGCGCAATGGACTGCCGCTCAAATGGCAGACGAATCCGGAATGGAAGTCCCGAATGAAAAGGTTCTCTTTGCGGTTGTTTACTCGAGAAGAGGTCTACGATTATTTAGGCGACAGCGGCTTGTCTGCGGAATGGCAAAGGGCTATTGCCGAGAAGACGGAAGGCCATCCGTTGTCGCTTGCCTTGACCGTGGATATGCTGCTTTCCGAGTCTGTAGAGCAGTGGGATGTATGGCGAGAGGTTCCGGCTGTATTGAGCGCCGAATTTTTGCGGGAAGCGGCGTCTCCTGGCGTGTACCGTGCGCTGACGGTTTTGTCGCTTCTGCCTGTTGCCGACGAGAACATGCTGAACCGGTTGTTGGATACACCTTTGGAAGGGGCGGACTATTACCATCTGAGGGCGCTTTCGTTCGTACGGGATACGGTGGATGGGATAACGCTGCACCAGGTCGTTGCTCGAATGTTACGGGATGACTTTACGCGCAGAAACCCCGAACAATTTGAATCGGTTCGCCATCAGGTGTTCGTCCTGCTGGCGGAACGATTCCATTCGGTCGACCAACGCATGCAGATGCACCTGAGCGCCCACATCTTGGAGCTGTACCGTGAGTTTCTGCCCTCGGCGCATGCGTATGCCAATTTCTCGTCAAGCCTGAAACCCGGCGAGCATAAGCCGTTCGAGCAGGAAGATCTCCCGTATTTGCAGCGCTTTTTGAAGGCGTCTATTCGGGGTTCCGACTGGCAGTCCGAACTGGTCGAATCTGCCGATTACCCGGTTTTGCTGGAGGAGATTGCAGCTCATTTTCCTGAAGGAATCTTTATCGTGCGGGACGAAAAAGGGATACCGCTGGCGTTCTGCGCAGGCGTATGGCTGCATGCCTTGAGCTTGCCCTTGTTGGAACGATATGCGCCTGGGTGCAGGGGGATGCTGGAGGAGGAAGTATCTTCGCTGCATCGGCTGCCACCGGAGGCAGCCGATACGATATTTGTGCTGTTATCCGCGGTAAACTCCGAACAATCCTTGTATCGTCCCGAGGAGCTGGGGGCCATGCTGATGCAGCAATGGCTGGTCCACATGACCGGCGGTTTGCGGGGGATTTTGGCGGCGGGGGATCCACAGTTGAATTCCTTATTGTCGATTCTGGGATTCAAAGCGTGCGGGAAAGCGACGGGATATGCGGGCATTGATTTGACGACATGGGAGCTGGATTTTAGGCAAACGAGCTTCGATCAGTGGATTCAGCGGATCATCCGGCAAACGGAGACAGCAGCAGGACAACCGTCACATCAGCGGGAGGATGAGTATCCCCCGGCCATTGATCGAAGCGTAATGAAGCAAATGCTGGAACGGCTGTTTGATCCCGACAAGCTGGAGGAACTCCCTGTCGTTCGGCAATTGGGTTGGGACGGGATGCAGGTGAGGGACATCATTCAAGGGATTCTGGCCGACGGACGTCCGATGGAACCTTTGACGCTGTTGGAGAAGGAAATTCTCATCGCAAGTTATTTGCGCAAGGATCGGAACAAAAGCCAGCTCGCAGCATCCTTCCATATGAGCAGAGCCACCTTTTACCGTCATATGCGTTTGGCCGAAAAACATCTGGCTTTTGTGTTAAGCGATTTGATGAGGTCCGGATTCTGAGCACGCATAGTAAAGGCGTAATTGTTATAGGATCCCATAGCATCTTTACGCAGGTTGTAGCATAGGACTGCAAGTGAAATACGCATCTCTTTAGGAGGTGCGTTTTTTGAGTTCTATATTTCTAGAGATACACATGATACTGCTAAAACGGAGGTTAGCACGATACAAGAAGCATAGCGCTGTGGGGCTTCTGAATCAAAAGGCACGATTCTTCCAGATTGCATACTCCTATGCCATTGATATGAAGGACTCTGGAGAATAAAACGATTGAGCATCTCAGGATTATCGGCCAGGAATTGAAAGGCATTGCCTTTCGGTTTATTTCAGCCGATATGCATGAAGATCTCATGATGCGGCAGCTGCAGCGAGTGGCGCTAATGAGCCCAAAACGTTCTGGGACCATGCGGGGGACTTCTGGCAGGGACTGCAGACCGGTGCGAAGTCCGTGGCAAATTCGGTGAAGGATACGTCGACATCCTTGGTAGAAGACCCGCTTGACACCGCTAAGGATATGGCCTATAACATGACCATTGGGACGATCGAGGAGGCTGCCGAAACGGTGGTCTGGGGAGGCAAAATGATCTTTGATGCCGATACCCAGGTAAATTCGCCGCAGACGTCGAGGCGTCGGGCGGTGCGTTCAATTTTGCCGGACAGCAAGCAGCCATGGCCATCGCAGGCTTGACCACGCGCCGGTTAGGCGTGAAGACTCACCCGAACCTGAAGAATGATTCGGGTGGGGATGGTGGGAAGGTTGAGGGGCCGCCGAGATTTGCAACATCAAGTGGTGATTTAAGTCAAAATTTAGTTGATCATATTCTTAATAGACATTCTGTGAATAGCACAAAGAATCAGCTCCCATTTTTACAAAAGAAAATGTCGGATGATCAAATTAACGAAATGTTAAGTAAAAAATCTTTCTTTAATAAAGAATGGTCGGATAATAAAATTGCTGAAGCTTCTACGTTGGCTATTAACCAATTAAAACAGCAGGGAGTTACCGATGGATTGCATACTGTTACTGTTTTTGGTGAGCCAATTAAAGTATTTATTAGAAATGGAAATGTGGATTTTGTTTATGGAACAAATATGTATAAACTAAGCGATTTATTAGATTAGGGGTGACCGGACATGTTTACTATTTCCTTTAAAGCATATGATAATTTTGATGATATTAAACAAATGTCTGCTCAACAATTTGACCAGACAAAACAAGATATAGAAGGGATCATTGAACTGAATTTTAACGGCAATAAATACGGATTGTTCTTTGATGATTGTCCTTTTGGCGAGGAAAGGCTTATTCGATGGTTTGTTGACTTATTAACGATTGCAAAAAAAATAAAGGAGCATAATTATGTTGCGTATCGAATTCCAGATAGTGCAAACCTATGGCTTGAATTTATTTTGCAGGGAAAAGAGCTAAGTGTAAGCCTAGTAGAGGATGTTGATCGAAAATCAATAATAGATCTATTTATTTATAAACCATACAAGGAATTTACGTATTCACAATGGAAGGGAAGTATAATCAGCACAGTTTCTTTTGTGGAGGAAGTAATAATAAGTTCCAGCAAGCTGCTAAATTTTATAGCTGTATTGAATCCTCAACTATTAAATAGCGAGAATATTCAACTATTAGAAAATAAAGTGCGTGAGCTAAGCTTATAATGAGTGTTTTTCTAGCTAATCACCTCAGTACAAGGAAGTGGACAATGGACTCGAAAGGGAACTTTCATAAAGAGAATGTCCTAAGAGAAAACAGTCCTCATTATGATGAGTCAATTGCTAATGATACGCATATTCCTTTTACACCATAATATTGAATGAGGTGAAAAAAATGGATATAGAAGAACTAAAGGCAACACTCTCTGGATCGAATACCGAGGAAAAAACGGAGATATTAAGCCACCTTTGTGATATTTTCGAATCCTATAACCATTCGATTGATAATTTCATTGATATTGTTACAGTATTACTCCATTTCGGTATTAAAGAAGAGAATTTAGATATGAAGGAAGAAATATTTAATACAGTACTATCCGCAGCAACTTATAAAAACATTGAGGGGATAAATTTCGATATTTTAGCTGACAATCTTGAACGTCTGCCTGAAGAGTGTCTCCATTCCGAAGCAACTTATATATTTGCTTCTTTGCAAGTAAATCTATTATGATCATTAACCCGACAGTAACAAATATTTGAGGCTTATTCCAACTCGATAATGAGTTTGGAATAAGCCTTTTCCATGTTCAATGTATGGAATAAGTGAAACGAGTCGCTAACGGAAGTTATACAAAGAATAGACAGGTTCAACACTTCAGGAAAGCAAGGAATTTTATTTACACTGCATTAACCTTGGACTGGCTTGATCGTGTCACGTATGACCAAGCTTGTAGGCAGCATGACTTTCTTATTCCCGTAAGACGAGCCTTCGGTAATTTCG
This Paenibacillus sp. JZ16 DNA region includes the following protein-coding sequences:
- a CDS encoding ATP-binding protein is translated as MEKIAKHRIIGLDREMMSFTDWLTDSRAQTSIFSISGIGGIGKTTLLLQMARTARQSSVRSLWLDGQGGLTTSGAFLASLEMSLATEYGRTRAPESALLPYIVNELQLQRTVLFIDNGEEIEKLEGWLFSRFLPELKSARVLIVCASRNGLPLKWQTNPEWKSRMKRFSLRLFTREEVYDYLGDSGLSAEWQRAIAEKTEGHPLSLALTVDMLLSESVEQWDVWREVPAVLSAEFLREAASPGVYRALTVLSLLPVADENMLNRLLDTPLEGADYYHLRALSFVRDTVDGITLHQVVARMLRDDFTRRNPEQFESVRHQVFVLLAERFHSVDQRMQMHLSAHILELYREFLPSAHAYANFSSSLKPGEHKPFEQEDLPYLQRFLKASIRGSDWQSELVESADYPVLLEEIAAHFPEGIFIVRDEKGIPLAFCAGVWLHALSLPLLERYAPGCRGMLEEEVSSLHRLPPEAADTIFVLLSAVNSEQSLYRPEELGAMLMQQWLVHMTGGLRGILAAGDPQLNSLLSILGFKACGKATGYAGIDLTTWELDFRQTSFDQWIQRIIRQTETAAGQPSHQREDEYPPAIDRSVMKQMLERLFDPDKLEELPVVRQLGWDGMQVRDIIQGILADGRPMEPLTLLEKEILIASYLRKDRNKSQLAASFHMSRATFYRHMRLAEKHLAFVLSDLMRSGF
- a CDS encoding polymorphic toxin type 30 domain-containing protein: MDSKGNFHKENVLRENSPHYDESIANDTHIPFTP